Proteins encoded within one genomic window of Humulus lupulus chromosome 1, drHumLupu1.1, whole genome shotgun sequence:
- the LOC133814374 gene encoding uncharacterized protein LOC133814374 translates to MVHTRFSSASPASQTNIPNSKSNMKSAVASGMNFLIHPDNCCSSKIASTIKYSLIQAIHEKLSTKQVSDFGDSCFGHFLNLPEFTMQHQLIHNLLLRELQQPNKLEIWVGVNGMKLRFGIREFALVTGLRCVGFTDKIKYVSKDNGLYSTYFKDHSKINKKLLKEFFDGKKWKNDEDALKITLMHFLHNLLLSSFETNIVPKEDFNIIDSGEFSEFHWGKEVFKATVEPLKKRIVVKNSKKESNKDDKKKEQAFYRSLGFPYAFQLKLRNIYPTSKERKNSEINSLFPKEKEAIEDEIGVADNVRVAQGHRATNSRVAALGDDDFVETPPRSIASDSSPSLPAIHPHFDTGGCSSPTPEMPHVLLSSMHAQLLALEACNKRLEESNTRLEASNKKLEESHKIVINELSSLKSHVHEGFLNLQKLFSSHFVGKQDSHDIEEDNTNIVDDEMVENNSKEEDEKEEDESEEEEVHQSEEDNDESDDDDEDNAKCFGEDNDDDEEEKDDNHEKTMEETRMRILRLMILMVLVKFHLKLPRLMKLLVMLLVRLLILKLLKIQKLLELQLRLQRQLLKIQKSLLLDSLSDIELDKAIENAYKAVDAMKATGV, encoded by the exons GGTATGAATTTTCTAATTCATCCGGATAATTGCTGTTCTTCAAAAATTGCTTCTACAATCAAATATTCTTTGATTCAAGCTATCCATGAGAAGCTTTCAACAAAGCAAGTTAGTGATTTTGGTGATTCTTGTTTTGGCCATTTCCTAAATCTGCCAGAGTTCACAATGCAACATCAGCTTATACACAATCTATTGCTAAGAGAGTTGCAACAACCCAACAAGCTAGAGATTTGGGTTGGTGTAAATGGCATGAAGCTTCGATTTGGGATAAGGGAGTTTGCATTAGTCACCGGATTACGGTGTGTGGGCTTCACAGATAAAATCAAATATGTTTCAAAGGATAATGGTCTTTATTCTACATATTTCAAGGATCATTCGAAGATCAATAAGAAACTTCTTAAAGAATTCTTTGAtgggaaaaaatggaagaatgaTGAGGATGCCTTGAAGATTACATTGATGCATTTTCTGCACAATTTATTGCTTAGTTCTTTTGAAACTAATATTGTCCCCAAAGAAGACTTTAATATTATTGATAGTGGTGAGTTTTCTGAATTTCATTGGGGTAAAGAAGTTTTCAAGGCTACTGTTGAACCTTTAAAGAAAAGGATTGTTGTAAAAAATAGTAAAAAAGAGAGCAACAAAGATGACAAGAAAAAAGAACAGGCTTTCTATAGGTCGCTTGGATTTCCATATGCCTTCCAA TTGAAATTGAGGAATATATATCCTACTTCCAAGGAGAGAAAAAATTCAGAAATAAACAGTTTGTTTCCAAAAGAAAAGGAAGCTATTGAGGATGAAATCGGTGTTGCTGATAATGTTAGAGTTGCTCAAGGACATAGAGCAACTAATTCTAGAGTTGCTGCATTAGGAGATGATGACTTTGTAGAGACTCCACCTCGGTCTATTGCTAGTGATTCTTCACCTTCTTTGCCTGCTATTCATCCTCACTTTGATACTGGTGGTTGTTCATCTCCTACGCCTGAGATGCCTCATGTTTTGCTAAGTAGCATGCATGCACAGTTGCTAGCTTTAGAGGCATGCAACAAGAGATTAGAAGAAAGCAACACAAGATTAGAAGCAAGCAACAAGAAATTAGAAGAGAGCCACAAGATTGTTATTAATGAGTTGTCTTCATTGAAGAGTCATGTTCATGAAGGATTTTTGAATCTTCAGAAGTTATTTAGTTCCCATTTTGTAGGGAAACAA GATTCTCATGATATTGAGGAGGACAATACCAACATTGTTGATGATGAAATGGTTGAAAATAATtcgaaagaagaagatgaaaaagaggAGGATGagtctgaagaagaagaagtgcaTCAATCTGAAGAAGATAACGATGaaagtgatgatgatgatgaagacaaTGCAAAGTGTTTTGGAGAAgacaatgatgatgatgaagaagagaaagaTGATAATCATGAAAAAACAATGGAGGAAACAAGGATGAGGATTCTAAG GTTGATGATTCTCATGGTTCTTGTCAAGTTCCATCTCAAGTTGCCCAGGTTGATGAAGTTGCTAGTCATGTTGCTGGTGAGGTTGTTGATTCTCAAGTTACTAAAGATCCAAAAGTTGCTGGAGTTGCAACTAAGGTTGCAGAGGCAGTTGCTGAAGATCCAAAAGTCTCTTTTGTTGGATTCTTTATCAGACATTGAATTGGATAAGGCTATAGAAAATGCATATAAAGCTGTAGATGCGATGAAGGCAACTGGGGTATAG